A genomic stretch from Edaphobacter aggregans includes:
- the rlmB gene encoding 23S rRNA (guanosine(2251)-2'-O)-methyltransferase RlmB translates to MEVLYGLHPVEEAIRSGARQLDHVSVARERRDDRLERLIELCRAAKIRVSIEPRDQLTRLARTDAHQGVLAVVRERQFLTIEDLLAPKPDGQHSFFLALDGVEDPHNLGALLRTADGAGVDGVILPERRSAPITGTVAKTSAGASEHVRVARVTNLVRSLEQLKQNNVWVLGLDERGTPDYMDFDFRTNCVLVLGREGAGLHDLVKKTCDHLLRIPMAGQVSSLNVSVAGAIVMYEAMRQRRQPPEPIAPPKPKKRKGLGSV, encoded by the coding sequence ATGGAAGTTCTCTACGGCCTCCACCCAGTTGAGGAGGCCATCCGCTCCGGTGCCCGCCAGCTCGATCACGTCAGCGTAGCCCGCGAGCGCCGTGACGACCGCCTCGAACGCCTCATCGAGCTCTGCCGAGCCGCCAAAATCCGCGTCTCCATCGAGCCCCGCGACCAGCTCACCCGCCTCGCCCGCACCGACGCCCACCAAGGCGTCCTCGCCGTCGTCCGCGAGCGCCAGTTCCTCACCATCGAAGACCTCCTCGCCCCTAAACCCGACGGCCAGCACAGCTTCTTCCTCGCCCTCGACGGCGTCGAAGACCCACACAACCTCGGCGCCCTCCTCCGCACCGCCGACGGAGCCGGTGTCGACGGCGTCATCCTCCCCGAGCGCCGCTCTGCCCCCATCACCGGAACCGTAGCCAAAACCTCCGCCGGAGCCTCCGAACACGTCCGCGTCGCCCGCGTCACTAACCTCGTTCGCTCCCTCGAGCAGCTCAAGCAGAACAACGTCTGGGTCCTCGGCCTCGACGAGCGCGGCACCCCCGACTACATGGACTTCGACTTCCGCACCAACTGCGTCCTGGTCCTCGGCCGCGAAGGAGCCGGCCTCCACGACCTCGTCAAAAAGACCTGCGACCATCTCCTCCGCATCCCCATGGCCGGCCAGGTCTCCTCCCTCAACGTCTCCGTCGCCGGAGCCATCGTCATGTACGAGGCCATGCGCCAACGCCGCCAGCCCCCCGAACCCATCGCCCCACCCAAGCCAAAGAAACGCAAAGGCCTCGGCAGCGTCTGA
- a CDS encoding RNA polymerase sigma factor, with amino-acid sequence MSGMAISLAGSLAHQESENVVIAQGLKRQDPELLDHLIEVYQHRLMRYLLFLTGKREVAEDLFQETWMRVLLRGAQYNGKARFDTWLYTIARNLVIDLSRKRTMASLDEMSEGGEDDRPFEIPTTGPSPLEQFQSRENSAEVGEVLLRLEPTYREVLVLRFYEELSLEEIAGMTKAPLSTVKSRLYRGLAALKPEMEQIRASRPVGEAAV; translated from the coding sequence ATGTCCGGTATGGCCATTTCGCTGGCGGGTTCGCTTGCTCATCAAGAGAGCGAAAATGTGGTCATCGCGCAGGGGTTGAAGAGGCAGGATCCGGAGCTTCTTGACCATCTGATCGAGGTGTACCAGCACAGGCTGATGCGCTACCTGCTGTTTTTGACGGGTAAGCGTGAGGTGGCCGAGGACCTGTTCCAGGAGACATGGATGCGGGTACTGCTGCGAGGCGCGCAGTACAACGGCAAGGCTCGGTTCGATACGTGGTTGTACACGATTGCGCGAAATCTGGTGATCGATCTGTCGCGGAAGCGCACCATGGCCAGCCTGGATGAGATGAGCGAGGGTGGGGAGGACGACCGGCCATTTGAGATTCCAACGACAGGGCCTTCTCCGCTGGAGCAGTTTCAGTCGCGCGAGAACAGCGCCGAGGTGGGTGAGGTGCTGCTGCGGCTGGAGCCGACGTATCGCGAGGTTTTGGTGTTGCGGTTTTATGAAGAGCTGTCGCTGGAGGAGATTGCCGGGATGACGAAGGCGCCTCTTTCGACGGTGAAGTCACGGTTGTATCGCGGTCTTGCTGCTTTGAAGCCTGAGATGGAGCAGATTCGCGCATCGCGTCCTGTGGGGGAGGCGGCTGTATGA